From the genome of Bosea sp. Tri-49, one region includes:
- a CDS encoding enoyl-CoA hydratase/isomerase family protein has product MKDSVLVEVRGAVGILTLNRPQILNAWNAPMRSRLVEGLDELEANEAVRAIILTGAGERAFGAGQDLNETKTFDPDRAELWMGEWERLYDRLRSLSKPIIAALNGVAAGSAFQVALLCDLRIGHDGVTMGQPEINSGIASVTGPWIMREMIGIARTIDLTLTGRMMDADECFRIGLINRIVPKQKVMEATLALAEELAGKPPVAMRLNKARFREVTEESFRECLRAGIRNQREAYGTGEPARMMEQFLAVRAARKSA; this is encoded by the coding sequence ATGAAGGATTCTGTTCTGGTCGAGGTGCGCGGCGCGGTAGGCATCCTGACCCTCAACCGCCCGCAGATCCTCAATGCCTGGAATGCGCCGATGCGGTCCCGTCTCGTCGAGGGCCTCGACGAGCTCGAAGCGAACGAGGCCGTGCGGGCCATCATCCTGACAGGCGCCGGCGAGCGCGCCTTCGGAGCCGGCCAGGACCTCAACGAGACCAAGACCTTCGATCCCGACCGCGCCGAATTGTGGATGGGCGAATGGGAGCGGCTCTACGACCGGCTCCGCTCGCTTTCGAAGCCGATCATCGCCGCCTTGAACGGTGTCGCCGCCGGCTCGGCCTTCCAGGTTGCGCTGCTCTGCGACCTGCGCATCGGCCATGACGGCGTCACCATGGGCCAGCCGGAGATCAATTCCGGCATCGCCTCGGTGACCGGCCCCTGGATCATGCGCGAGATGATCGGGATCGCCCGCACCATCGACCTGACCCTGACCGGGCGGATGATGGACGCCGACGAATGCTTCCGGATCGGCCTGATCAACCGGATCGTGCCGAAGCAGAAGGTGATGGAGGCGACCTTGGCGCTGGCCGAGGAATTGGCCGGAAAGCCGCCCGTCGCCATGCGCCTCAACAAGGCCCGCTTCCGGGAGGTCACGGAGGAGAGCTTCCGCGAGTGCCTCAGGGCCGGCATCCGCAATCAGCGCGAGGCCTACGGCACCGGCGAGCCGGCGCGGATGATGGAGCAGTTCCTGGCCGTTCGCGCCGCGCGCAAAAGCGCCTGA
- a CDS encoding ABC transporter substrate-binding protein: MLSRRDTLRGGLALGATALAPAAGFNALAAETVMRLYWWGTPTRTERTLGAARLFEAANAGVKINGEVGGADYWSKLTTMIAGGNAPDIYQLEPGRFPDYSRRGATRPLDEYLGKIIRTDRLSPGVLALGTVDGKVTGMPLSLNAFALLYHAEPFKETGIAPPTATTTWDQFAKLCVDLTKAMGKKNVWAVGNCSRYMQTFQSWLLQRGKLIFTAEGRPGFDAKDGAEWFAYWDALAKAGGCANAEVQALDKANVDSNQMARGNAVMTLSYSNLLAAYQAVAKAPLDITSLPIQSASTPSGLFYRPGLHWSIASTAKSPELAARFIDFFVNDVEAGKVLGVERGAPVNLDVMAAIAPTIDPLERKVLDYLKAIEGRVVPYPPPYPLGTSEFDERSFRSIADKVAFGQLSPTKAGEQLLADALRIIKP, encoded by the coding sequence ATGCTCAGCAGACGTGACACCCTGCGCGGTGGTCTGGCGCTCGGCGCCACCGCCCTCGCACCAGCCGCCGGCTTCAACGCCCTGGCCGCTGAGACGGTCATGCGGCTCTACTGGTGGGGCACGCCCACCCGCACGGAGCGGACGCTTGGCGCCGCCCGGCTGTTCGAGGCGGCCAATGCCGGCGTCAAGATCAATGGCGAGGTCGGCGGCGCCGACTACTGGTCGAAGCTGACGACCATGATCGCCGGCGGCAATGCGCCCGACATCTACCAGCTCGAGCCCGGCCGCTTCCCCGATTACAGCCGCCGGGGCGCCACCCGGCCGCTGGACGAATACCTCGGCAAGATCATCCGGACCGACCGGCTCTCGCCCGGCGTGCTGGCGCTCGGCACGGTCGACGGCAAGGTCACCGGCATGCCCCTGTCGCTCAACGCCTTCGCGCTGCTCTATCATGCCGAGCCGTTCAAGGAGACCGGCATCGCGCCGCCCACAGCCACGACGACCTGGGACCAGTTCGCCAAGCTCTGCGTCGACCTGACCAAGGCGATGGGCAAGAAGAACGTATGGGCCGTCGGCAACTGCTCGCGCTATATGCAGACCTTCCAGTCCTGGCTCCTCCAGCGCGGCAAGCTGATCTTCACGGCAGAAGGCCGGCCGGGCTTCGACGCCAAGGACGGCGCCGAGTGGTTCGCCTATTGGGACGCACTCGCCAAGGCAGGCGGCTGCGCCAATGCCGAAGTCCAGGCTCTCGACAAGGCCAATGTCGACAGCAACCAGATGGCGCGCGGAAACGCCGTCATGACGCTGTCCTACTCCAATCTCCTGGCGGCCTATCAGGCGGTCGCCAAAGCACCGCTCGATATCACGTCGCTACCGATCCAGAGCGCATCCACACCGTCCGGCCTGTTCTACCGGCCGGGTCTGCACTGGTCGATCGCGAGCACCGCCAAGTCGCCCGAACTGGCCGCCCGCTTCATCGACTTCTTCGTCAACGACGTCGAAGCCGGTAAGGTGCTTGGGGTTGAGCGCGGCGCCCCGGTCAATCTCGATGTCATGGCGGCTATCGCGCCGACGATCGACCCGCTGGAGCGCAAGGTCCTCGACTACCTCAAGGCGATCGAGGGGCGGGTCGTCCCCTATCCGCCGCCTTATCCGCTCGGCACCTCCGAGTTCGACGAGCGTTCTTTCCGGTCGATTGCCGACAAGGTCGCGTTCGGACAGCTCAGCCCGACCAAGGCCGGCGAGCAGCTGCTCGCCGACGCCTTGCGCATCATCAAGCCGTAG
- a CDS encoding ABC transporter ATP-binding protein, whose product MTTLSLTQVQKRFGAVEVIRGVDLSITSGEFVVFVGPSGCGKSTLLRMIAGLEPISGGELSIGGIRMNDTAASQRGIAMVFQSYALYPHMSVYKNMSFGLETARMAKAEIDRRVRKAAEILQITPLLERKPRQLSGGQRQRVAIGRAIVRDPKVFLFDEPLSNLDAELRVQTRVEIAKLHADIGATMIYVTHDQVEAMTLADRIVVLRAGIVEQHGTPLDIYNKPANRFVAGFIGSPKMNFLDVTAANGGGDAATIGLGASRFSLPTQRGIDGSEPLTLGVRPEHVITGGIAEIDLGTLAIVHVEQLGGQTIAYGRLPDGQALNVVLEGQRRISAGDSLPVGAMAGGCHLFGSDGLRLNS is encoded by the coding sequence ATGACAACGCTATCGCTCACGCAGGTTCAGAAGCGCTTCGGCGCCGTCGAGGTCATCCGTGGCGTCGATCTGTCGATCACGAGCGGCGAGTTTGTCGTCTTCGTCGGCCCCTCCGGCTGCGGCAAGTCGACCCTGCTCAGGATGATCGCCGGCCTCGAGCCGATCTCCGGCGGCGAATTGTCGATCGGCGGCATCAGGATGAACGACACCGCGGCATCGCAGCGCGGCATCGCCATGGTCTTCCAGTCCTATGCGCTCTATCCGCATATGAGCGTCTACAAGAACATGTCGTTCGGCCTCGAGACGGCACGAATGGCGAAGGCCGAGATCGACAGGCGCGTGCGCAAGGCCGCCGAGATCCTGCAGATCACCCCGCTGCTCGAGCGCAAGCCACGGCAGCTCTCGGGCGGCCAGCGCCAGCGCGTCGCCATTGGCCGCGCCATCGTGCGAGACCCGAAGGTCTTCCTGTTCGACGAGCCGCTGTCCAATCTCGATGCCGAGCTGCGCGTCCAGACCCGGGTCGAGATCGCCAAGCTTCATGCCGATATCGGCGCGACCATGATCTACGTCACGCATGACCAGGTCGAGGCGATGACGCTGGCCGACCGGATCGTGGTGCTGCGGGCCGGCATCGTCGAGCAGCATGGCACGCCGCTCGACATCTACAACAAGCCGGCCAACCGCTTCGTCGCCGGCTTCATCGGCTCGCCGAAGATGAATTTTCTCGATGTCACCGCTGCGAACGGCGGTGGCGATGCCGCCACGATCGGCCTCGGCGCCAGCCGGTTCAGCTTGCCGACCCAGCGCGGGATCGATGGCAGCGAGCCGCTGACGCTCGGAGTCCGGCCGGAACATGTGATCACCGGTGGCATTGCCGAGATCGACCTCGGCACGCTCGCCATCGTCCATGTCGAACAGCTCGGCGGCCAGACCATCGCCTATGGCCGCCTGCCCGACGGCCAAGCTCTCAATGTGGTGCTCGAAGGCCAGCGCCGGATCAGCGCTGGCGACAGCCTGCCGGTCGGCGCCATGGCGGGAGGCTGCCATCTCTTTGGAAGCGACGGACTGCGCCTGAACAGCTGA
- a CDS encoding (2Fe-2S)-binding protein, which translates to MDAPRAQFRRVAVRAGQPVTLSFEGAAIRATTGDSVLAALLESGALIRRLEFGSEPRAGFCLMGACQDCWVWSAEGGRIRACTTEVADGMILFAEPQPLGSADG; encoded by the coding sequence ATGGACGCTCCGAGGGCCCAGTTCCGCCGCGTGGCTGTCCGCGCAGGGCAACCGGTGACGCTCAGCTTCGAGGGCGCGGCCATCCGGGCGACAACCGGCGACAGCGTCCTTGCGGCGCTGTTGGAGAGCGGCGCCCTGATCCGCCGGCTGGAGTTCGGCAGTGAGCCGCGGGCCGGCTTCTGCTTGATGGGCGCCTGCCAGGATTGCTGGGTCTGGAGCGCGGAAGGCGGCCGGATCAGGGCCTGCACCACTGAGGTCGCCGACGGAATGATCCTGTTCGCCGAGCCGCAGCCATTGGGCAGTGCAGATGGCTGA
- a CDS encoding IclR family transcriptional regulator, whose translation MTMPEATQNGRKRAATAGDEAVRKDDALMVNSVEKAFRVLSAFGRQHQTLNLSQVASETGMDVSAAQRFTHTLTKLGYLRKDAQTKRFELTAKTLDLGYHFVRSSRLLDRAMPYLMHLSKETEETVNLTVREGPEIIFVSRFLSRHVLNTDVIIGTRMPAYCTAPGIAMLSRLPEEEAMAIIDASDLKAHTPSTTWQRDALREKLRQSAAQGYATAFEEVYLGDASIAAVIVDHHGRPEAAVNIATSTSRFSHAEVVSRFSSLVIATAHAISRV comes from the coding sequence ATGACGATGCCCGAAGCGACACAGAACGGCCGCAAGCGAGCAGCCACGGCAGGCGACGAGGCCGTGCGCAAGGACGATGCGCTCATGGTCAATTCGGTCGAGAAGGCGTTCCGGGTGCTCTCGGCCTTCGGCCGCCAGCATCAGACGCTCAACCTGTCTCAAGTCGCCTCCGAGACGGGGATGGACGTCAGCGCCGCGCAGCGCTTCACCCACACGCTCACCAAGCTCGGCTATCTGCGCAAGGACGCGCAAACCAAGCGCTTCGAACTGACCGCGAAGACGCTCGATCTCGGCTACCACTTCGTGCGCAGCAGCCGCCTGCTCGACCGGGCGATGCCCTACCTCATGCATCTGAGCAAGGAGACGGAGGAGACGGTCAATCTCACCGTGCGCGAGGGACCGGAGATCATCTTCGTCTCGCGCTTCCTCAGCCGCCATGTGCTGAACACCGACGTCATCATCGGCACACGGATGCCGGCCTATTGCACCGCGCCCGGCATCGCCATGCTGTCGCGCTTGCCTGAAGAAGAGGCGATGGCGATCATCGACGCTTCCGACCTCAAGGCGCACACGCCCTCGACGACCTGGCAGCGCGATGCATTGCGCGAGAAACTGCGTCAGTCCGCAGCGCAGGGCTACGCCACCGCCTTCGAGGAGGTCTATCTCGGCGATGCCTCGATCGCCGCCGTGATCGTCGATCATCACGGGCGTCCGGAGGCCGCCGTGAACATCGCGACCTCGACCTCGCGCTTCAGCCATGCCGAGGTCGTCTCGCGCTTTTCCTCTCTCGTCATCGCCACCGCGCACGCGATCTCGCGCGTCTGA
- a CDS encoding DUF2264 domain-containing protein, with translation MSDTIYPEGLFRPWSGNPLRSRADVEMALRALAEPVERYRSAGGARLRLSATAAHFDQAPADMEGYARLLWGLAPAQAGGADWIDWGPIARGLANGCDPDHPEFWGWPGQVDQRLVELAAIGFALRLVPDKLWEPLDARARAQVTDYLRRGHGCDFADNNWKFFRLMIGMALGSVGADYDRSLDERYAEEIEAFYLGDGWYSDGNVRRADHYVPFAFHFYGPLLAALQGGSRADAYRERARLIAPDIARWFADDGPALAFGRSMTYRFAIAGFWGALALIGEEALPWGQIKGFYLRNLRWWAQRPMAERDGILPVGYGYPDLLMCESYNSPQSPYWAFKAFLPLALPEEHPFWAAKEEACPPRPAPAVLRHAGMVVANPPGDAVALVCGQQTEPTNRWGRLGAQKYAKFAYSARYGFSVESDPLRLSEAVLDNMIGFSTDGQHYRFREYNEEVLLAGDLLFARWRPYADVTVESWLYWQDDHHVRVHRITTPRRLMTVEGGFAIPRPPGPVEGHRAEPGEAIIRTPADLSALFDLSPSLRRDGKAQIAPPNTNLVAAKTLVPQLVGELPVGGAVLACAVMAGPRSAELDVSVQAIRRTPPDLAALKDRIAQFGRSISLMRRPG, from the coding sequence ATGAGCGATACCATCTACCCGGAAGGGCTCTTCCGCCCCTGGTCCGGCAATCCGCTGCGCAGTCGCGCCGATGTCGAAATGGCGCTGCGCGCCCTGGCGGAGCCGGTCGAGCGCTACCGTTCCGCCGGCGGAGCGCGCTTGCGCCTCTCGGCCACCGCCGCTCATTTCGACCAGGCGCCGGCGGATATGGAAGGCTATGCGCGCCTGCTCTGGGGCCTGGCTCCGGCCCAGGCGGGAGGCGCCGACTGGATCGACTGGGGTCCGATCGCGCGGGGCCTCGCCAATGGCTGCGATCCCGACCATCCGGAATTCTGGGGCTGGCCGGGCCAGGTCGACCAGCGACTGGTCGAACTGGCCGCGATCGGCTTCGCCCTGCGCCTGGTGCCCGACAAGCTCTGGGAGCCTCTCGACGCCCGGGCGAGGGCGCAGGTCACCGACTATCTCCGGCGCGGCCACGGTTGCGACTTCGCCGACAACAACTGGAAGTTCTTCCGGTTGATGATCGGCATGGCGCTGGGCAGCGTCGGCGCCGACTACGACCGCTCGCTCGACGAGCGCTACGCCGAGGAGATCGAAGCGTTCTATCTCGGCGACGGCTGGTACAGCGACGGCAATGTCCGGCGCGCCGACCACTACGTCCCGTTCGCCTTTCACTTCTACGGCCCGCTGCTCGCCGCCCTGCAGGGAGGCAGCCGCGCCGACGCCTATCGCGAGCGCGCCCGGCTGATCGCGCCCGACATCGCGCGCTGGTTCGCCGATGACGGTCCGGCGCTCGCCTTCGGGCGCTCGATGACCTACCGCTTCGCCATCGCCGGCTTCTGGGGGGCGCTCGCGCTGATCGGCGAGGAGGCGCTGCCCTGGGGCCAGATCAAGGGCTTCTACCTGCGCAATCTGCGCTGGTGGGCGCAGCGCCCCATGGCCGAGCGCGACGGCATCCTGCCCGTCGGCTATGGCTATCCCGACCTGCTCATGTGCGAGAGCTACAACTCGCCGCAGTCACCCTACTGGGCCTTCAAGGCCTTCCTGCCGCTCGCCCTGCCGGAGGAGCATCCGTTCTGGGCGGCAAAGGAAGAGGCCTGCCCGCCACGCCCGGCCCCCGCGGTGCTGCGTCATGCCGGCATGGTGGTGGCCAATCCCCCAGGAGATGCCGTCGCGCTGGTCTGCGGCCAGCAGACCGAGCCGACCAATCGCTGGGGTCGCCTCGGCGCGCAGAAATACGCGAAGTTCGCCTATTCCGCGCGCTATGGTTTCAGCGTCGAGAGCGATCCCCTCCGCTTGTCAGAAGCCGTCCTCGACAACATGATCGGCTTCAGCACCGACGGCCAGCATTACCGCTTCCGCGAATACAACGAGGAGGTGCTGCTCGCCGGCGACCTGCTGTTCGCGCGCTGGCGCCCCTACGCCGATGTCACGGTCGAGAGCTGGCTGTACTGGCAGGACGACCACCATGTCCGGGTGCATCGCATCACGACGCCACGCCGGCTCATGACGGTCGAAGGCGGCTTCGCAATCCCGCGTCCACCAGGACCTGTCGAGGGGCACCGCGCGGAGCCCGGAGAAGCCATCATCCGGACGCCGGCGGATCTGTCAGCGCTGTTCGATCTCTCGCCGAGCCTCCGACGCGACGGCAAGGCCCAGATCGCGCCGCCCAACACCAACCTGGTCGCAGCGAAGACGCTGGTCCCGCAGCTGGTCGGAGAGCTGCCGGTGGGAGGGGCGGTCCTGGCCTGCGCCGTGATGGCCGGCCCGCGCTCGGCGGAGCTCGACGTTTCGGTCCAGGCGATCCGGCGGACACCGCCGGACCTGGCCGCACTCAAGGACAGGATCGCGCAGTTCGGCCGGTCGATCAGCCTGATGCGGCGCCCGGGCTGA
- a CDS encoding NAD(P)/FAD-dependent oxidoreductase has product MAEIVIVGAGPAGISAAEVLCAKGLRPVLVDEGVRAGGQGYRRPADDLALDMNRLMGSEAEKYAALHRRFEMLRPKIDYRPRTLVWAIDGNQLHLQQGGRAETLAFDRLLIASGAMDRVAPLPGWTLPGVFTLGGAQVVLKDQGCLIGSRVAFLGSSPLLALAAKQYRDMGADIAVIADTTPFAAKAAALPALLRAPRTLLRGILYMGASLRAGTQMMHGVTPVAVEGVGRVEALLLRDAQGRERRFACDAVALGYGLKPETQLADLAQAEFAYDPDFRLHLPKIDGLGRARPGLYLAGDGVRIGGADAAEASGALAARAILADLGQPQDIAAVRRLARQVERLRAFQRGLARAFSWPTAQIAALSDSVMLCRCENVTIGEVRTAMAKELGPIEVNRVKAMTRCGMGRCQGRVCGPALQEIVAAGQDGASAGRLRGQAPVKPIALSAAGEPA; this is encoded by the coding sequence ATGGCTGAGATCGTCATCGTCGGAGCCGGGCCAGCCGGCATCAGCGCCGCTGAGGTGTTGTGCGCGAAGGGGCTGAGGCCCGTTCTGGTCGATGAGGGCGTACGGGCAGGCGGCCAGGGCTATCGTCGGCCGGCCGACGATCTCGCGCTCGACATGAACCGGCTGATGGGCTCGGAGGCCGAGAAATATGCGGCCTTGCATCGTCGCTTCGAGATGCTGCGGCCGAAGATCGACTATCGCCCGCGGACATTGGTCTGGGCCATCGACGGCAACCAGTTGCATCTGCAGCAGGGCGGACGGGCCGAGACGCTTGCCTTCGACAGGCTGTTGATCGCCAGTGGTGCGATGGACCGGGTGGCGCCCTTGCCTGGTTGGACCTTGCCCGGCGTGTTCACCCTCGGCGGAGCGCAGGTCGTGCTGAAGGATCAGGGCTGCCTGATCGGAAGCCGCGTCGCCTTCCTCGGTTCGTCGCCTCTCTTGGCGCTGGCCGCGAAGCAGTACCGCGACATGGGGGCGGACATCGCGGTGATCGCCGATACGACGCCATTCGCCGCCAAGGCCGCCGCGCTGCCGGCGCTGCTGCGAGCCCCGCGCACGCTGCTGCGTGGCATCCTCTACATGGGCGCGTCGCTGCGTGCCGGGACGCAGATGATGCATGGCGTGACACCCGTTGCCGTCGAGGGAGTGGGCCGCGTCGAGGCTCTGCTCTTGCGCGATGCGCAGGGCCGCGAACGCCGCTTCGCCTGCGATGCGGTCGCGCTCGGTTACGGCTTGAAGCCGGAAACGCAGCTCGCCGATCTGGCGCAGGCCGAATTCGCCTATGATCCGGATTTCAGGCTGCATCTGCCGAAGATCGATGGCCTCGGGCGGGCCCGGCCCGGCCTCTATCTCGCCGGGGATGGCGTGCGGATCGGCGGTGCCGACGCGGCCGAGGCGAGCGGCGCGCTCGCCGCCCGCGCGATCCTCGCCGATCTCGGCCAGCCGCAGGATATCGCGGCCGTGAGGCGGTTGGCACGGCAGGTCGAGCGCTTGCGCGCGTTCCAGCGCGGCCTGGCGCGTGCTTTTTCCTGGCCGACGGCGCAGATCGCTGCCTTGTCCGATTCCGTCATGCTGTGCCGCTGCGAGAACGTGACGATCGGCGAGGTCCGCACGGCGATGGCCAAGGAGCTCGGCCCGATCGAGGTCAACCGGGTCAAGGCCATGACGCGCTGCGGGATGGGACGCTGCCAGGGCCGGGTTTGCGGCCCCGCCTTGCAGGAGATCGTCGCGGCCGGGCAAGACGGCGCCAGCGCCGGGCGGCTGCGCGGCCAGGCCCCGGTCAAGCCGATCGCACTCTCCGCAGCCGGGGAGCCGGCATGA
- a CDS encoding NAD(P)/FAD-dependent oxidoreductase, which translates to MSVRTCGVAIVGGGLIGAWTAFFLARRGQSVTVLEKGVVGAQSSGVNFGNLRLQGRFPGQYPLSLRSQALWEDFDALIGEDCEFEQTGHLYLAYDQEEHAKLEGYAEVSESHGLAIERLGPVDLKRRWPWLGERAVAATFSARDATANPRLATPAIARAAARHGAVIRENTPVTAVDRLGDGFALALADGETLSCGALVNCAGAWALKIAERFGETAPVFPAGPPQFVTEPFPYLIGPSVQAIDGSVIFRQIPRGNIILAGYPRTAADPVGNRAPVPPAKTLAAMRALARVAPMLSQCHVIRVWSGIEAYLPDMIPVIGPSETTAGLFHAFGFCGHGFQIGPGVGLCLSEMIMDGATQTPLEPFSIGRFGTEQTVSEKFRKEFD; encoded by the coding sequence ATGAGCGTCCGCACCTGTGGTGTTGCGATCGTCGGCGGCGGGCTGATCGGCGCCTGGACCGCCTTCTTCCTCGCTCGACGCGGGCAGAGCGTCACCGTGCTCGAAAAAGGCGTAGTCGGCGCGCAGTCGAGCGGCGTCAACTTCGGGAACCTGCGTCTCCAGGGCCGCTTTCCCGGCCAGTATCCGCTGTCCCTGCGCTCCCAGGCGCTCTGGGAGGATTTCGACGCGCTGATCGGGGAGGATTGCGAGTTCGAGCAGACCGGCCATCTCTATCTCGCTTATGACCAGGAGGAGCACGCCAAGCTCGAGGGCTATGCCGAAGTCTCCGAATCCCATGGGCTCGCGATCGAGCGTCTTGGCCCCGTCGATCTCAAACGGCGCTGGCCCTGGCTTGGCGAGCGCGCCGTCGCTGCGACCTTCTCCGCACGCGACGCCACCGCCAATCCGCGCCTCGCTACTCCAGCCATTGCGCGGGCCGCCGCAAGGCACGGAGCCGTCATCCGCGAGAACACGCCTGTCACCGCCGTGGATCGCTTGGGCGACGGTTTTGCGCTGGCGCTTGCCGACGGAGAAACGTTGAGCTGCGGCGCGCTCGTCAACTGCGCCGGGGCCTGGGCGCTCAAGATCGCCGAACGTTTCGGCGAGACTGCGCCGGTCTTCCCGGCCGGCCCACCCCAGTTCGTGACGGAGCCGTTTCCCTATCTGATCGGCCCGTCGGTTCAGGCGATCGACGGCTCGGTGATCTTCCGTCAGATTCCGCGCGGCAACATCATCCTGGCCGGCTATCCGCGCACGGCGGCAGATCCCGTGGGAAACCGGGCGCCGGTCCCTCCCGCCAAGACGCTTGCGGCGATGAGGGCGCTGGCGCGTGTCGCGCCGATGCTCTCGCAGTGTCATGTCATCCGTGTCTGGTCCGGCATCGAGGCCTATCTGCCCGACATGATCCCGGTGATCGGGCCGAGCGAGACGACCGCCGGGCTGTTCCATGCCTTCGGCTTCTGCGGCCACGGTTTCCAGATCGGCCCCGGCGTCGGGCTCTGCCTCAGCGAGATGATCATGGACGGGGCGACACAGACGCCGCTGGAGCCCTTCTCGATCGGGCGCTTCGGCACGGAGCAGACCGTCAGCGAGAAGTTCCGCAAGGAGTTCGACTGA